In Chelmon rostratus isolate fCheRos1 chromosome 4, fCheRos1.pri, whole genome shotgun sequence, a genomic segment contains:
- the tnfaip8l1 gene encoding tumor necrosis factor alpha-induced protein 8-like protein 1 has product MDSFSTKSLALQAQKKLMSKMATKSVANLFIDDTSSELLDELYRVTKEYTRNRKESQKIIKNLIKMVVKLGVLYRNNQFSTEELILVENFRKKVHTLAMTAVSFHQIEFTFDRRVMSAILNDCRELLHQAIKRHLTAKSHSRVNHVFNHFADCDFLAALYGPSEVYRAHLQRICNGVNKMLDEGNL; this is encoded by the exons ATGGACTCCTTCAGCACCAAGAGCTTAGCCCTGCAGGCGCAGAAGAAGCTGATGAGCAAGATGGCCACCAAGAGCGTGGCCAACCTCTTCATCGACGACACCAGCAGCGAGTTGCTGGACGAGCTGTACCGCGTCACCAAGGAGTACACCCGCAACCGCAAGGAGTCCCAGAAGATCATCAAGAACCTGATCAAGATGGTGGTGAAGCTCGGGGTGCTCTACAGAAACAACCAGTTCAGCACAGAGGAGCTGATCCTGGTGGAGAACTTCAG GAAGAAAGTCCACACTCTGGCCATGACGGCGGTCAGTTTCCACCAGATCGAGTTCACCTTTGACCGCCGCGTCATGAGCGCCATCTTGAATGATTGCCGTGAACTGCTGCACCAGGCCATCAAACGCCACCTGACAGCCAAGAGCCACTCGCGAGTCAACCACGTCTTCAATCACTTCGCCGACTGCGACTTCCTGGCGGCTCTGTACGGGCCCTCGGAGGTGTACCGCGCTCACCTGCAGAGGATCTGTAACGGGGTCAACAAGATGCTGGACGAGGGgaacctctga
- the LOC121605732 gene encoding actin cytoskeleton-regulatory complex protein PAN1, whose translation MFSDSRAPAAGEQKGFKPHAPHFIPWLRNSLKPHHSSDLGLNGPYKSSSEARNNLAPLERAKGIGFFSIQGKDRAKKGELRCNGVGMARMLPVVLRGHHILPGTLGKQREDSPARWNQSPELHPDSNTQTSPEDGTQGLSSSSTSAQDNHTLVRNHSSHLSLVQSQTSTTVRKYGPLVGPPPAPVPEELNCKVPVVVDMEDRRGKVWDYASSYRQRDFHSSSWQSSDTRGLTERQHGFTSSFSYIKQQSRNSQSQRDLTALREPPVEGFNGPLNGVIFSTEVPQAGLGCTTTLRGPRKPRPSLERVGILGQNQTWVKYRPTNEGEPQRKEEGCSRKVVRNQIKRVVDNLEQVLRALRDVHQEMKEVVQQIDYLTSSIDLNEEEEHRTAGGDSAKPLNDSSSSSGSSSSEVTIGSIHQRPSEPEEQPRTTESSGTLRRDHHSRSQSPSNALLCPVTSGLSSERSRNLRFTSSLGSYPRQGGPLQHNNNVPSSNPPQLQNPNSHDLTLSPQRSLPVRPPTPGLSPLTVNFHHPNSPGSRPHSPGPSSFLRISPVSPPSPLSPKPQPPPTLSPSVIVENKIGSYQTAQSDHPSAGQLSSSSTQPPSASCPPTDSETQTASNNDRELRASSAGPTHRPSQVCTATAATAKPPTAQGRRGRKPPPYPHHRPSEHTKKVKEPRKAPPYPEKRRLLSTTV comes from the exons ATGTTCTCTGACAGCAGGGCTCCAGCGGCTGGGGAGCAGAAAGGCTTCAAGCCTCACGCCCCTCACTTCATCCCCTGGCTGCGCAATAGCCTGAAGCCCCACCACAGCAGTGACCTGGGGCTCAACGGACCGTACAAATCCAGCTCCGAGGCCCGCAACAACCTGGCCCCGCTGGAGAGAGCCAAGGGGATCGGGTTCTTCTCCATTCAGGGAAAGGACCGGGCGAAGAAGGGGGAGCTTCGGTGTAATGGCGTGGGGATGGCGAGAATGCTGCCAGTGGTGCTGAGGGGGCACCACATCCTGCCGGGCACTCTGgggaagcagagggaggacagTCCTGCCAGGTGGAACCAGTCTCCCGAGCTGCACCCAGACTCCAACACGCAGACCAGTCCGGAGGACGGGACGCAGggtctgagcagcagctccacatcTGCCCAGGACAATCACACCTTAGTTAGGAACCACAGCAGCCACCTGAGCCTCGTTCAGTCACAGACAAGCACCACAGTCAGGAAATATGGGCCACTAGTGGGAccccctcctgctcctgttCCCGAGGAGCTAAACTGTAAGGTGCCTGTTGTGGTGGACATGGAGGACAGGAGGGGGAAGGTATGGGACTACGCCAGCAGCTACCGCCAAAGAGACTTCCATTCATCCAGCTGGCAGAGCTCAGACACTCGGGGACTAACAGAGAGGCAGCATGGCTTCACCTCCAGCTTCAGCTACATCAAACAACAGAGCAGGAACTCCCAGAGCCAGAGAGACCTGACAGCACTGAGGGAACCACCTGTGGAGGGTTTCAACGGGCCCCTCAATGGAGTCATCTTCTCCACCGAGGTTCCCCAGGCTGGCCTGGGCTGCACCACAACTCTACGAGGCCCCAGGAAACCTAGACCCAGCTTGGAAAGAGTCGGGATCCTGGGCCAGAACCAGACATGGGTCAAATACAGGCCGACCAATGAAGGGGAGccacagaggaaggaagaaggctgcagcaggaaggtggTTCGAAACCAGATTAAACGAGTGGTGGACAACCTGGAGCAAGTTCTTAGAGCGCTGAGGGACGTTCACCAGGAAATGAAAGAG GTGGTGCAGCAGATTGACTATCTAACCTCATCCATTGATctgaatgaggaggaggagcacaggaCTGCAGGAGGCGATAGTGCCAAGCCTCTCAATGACAGCAGCTCCAGTTCAGGTTCCAGCTCCAGCGAGGTGACGATAGGCAGCATCCATCAGAGGCCCTCAGAGCCTGAAGAGCAGCCAAGAACCACAGAGTCATCTGGCACCCTCAGGAGAGACCATCATAGCAGGAGCCAGTCCCCATCAAATGCGCTGCTGTGCCCAGTAACCTCTGGGCTTTCATCAGAGAGGAGTCGAAATCTTCGGTTCACTTCCAGTCTGGGGTCTTATCCCCGACAAGGTGGGCCACTGCAGCACAACAATAACGTTCCTTCATCCAATCCCCCTCAACTTCAAAACCCCAACTCCCATGACCTCACTTTGTCTCCACAAAGAAGCCTCCCTGTTCGGCCTCCAACTCCCGGTCTCTCCCCTCTAACAGTGAACTTCCATCACCCCAACAGCCCTGGTTCTCGGCCTCACTCCCCTGGgccttcctccttcctcaggATCAGCCctgtctcccctccctcccctttgTCTCCAAAGCCTCAGCCACCCCCCACCCTTAGCCCTTCTGTCATCGTAGAGAACAAAATCGGGTCTTATCAGACCGCACAAAGTGACCACCCATCTGCTGGTCAGCTCTCTTCATCATCGACTCAGCCTCCGTCTGCCAGCTGCCCACCCACCGACTCAGAAACTCAAACAGCGTCTAACAATGACAGAGAGCTACGAGCATCCTCAGCAGGGCCCACACACAGACCTTCACAGGTGTGCACCGCCACTGCAGCCACAGCTAAACCACCAACAGCACAAGGCCGCAGGGGTCGCAAGCCTCCTCCATACCCCCACCACAGACCCTCTGAGCACACAAAGAAAGTGAAGGAGCCCCGCAAAGCGCCTCCGTACCCTGAGAAAAGAAGGCTCCTCTCGACCACAGTGTGA
- the mydgf gene encoding myeloid-derived growth factor yields MATRNNFCAAHLASLLALVSIAAFVLVDASPDSTKTVEFNVRPGGVVHTFTESIREYECSFTYASQGGTNEQWLMSVGLSDDDRLFSCSVWRPQGKSYLFFTQFKAELKGAKIEYANAYSQTASAGQKDVPLKPEEFTVGDSTVTHADGKFSAQLSKLTAIGRTRHDEL; encoded by the exons ATGGCGACCAGAAATAACTTTTGTGCTGCGCATTTGGCGTCTCTGCTTGCACTTGTGTCGATTGCGGCGTTCGTCCTGGTCGATGCTTCCCCTGATTCGACGAAGACGGTGGAGTTCAACGTGAGACCGGGAGGAGTGGTGCACACTTTCACTGAGTCGATT AGGGAGTATGAATGCTCATTCACTTATGCTTCACAAGGGGGAACCAATGAg CAATGGCTGATGAGTGTGGGTCTGAGTGACGATGACagactgttttcctgctctgtgtggag GCCCCAGGGGAAATCGTACCTGTTTTTCACTCAGTTCAAAGCTGAACTGAAGGGAGCCAAAATTGAATATGCCAATGCATAT TCGCAGACAGCGTCCGCGGGACAGAAAGACGTGCCTTTGAAGCCGGAGGAATTTACTGTAGGAGACTCAACAG TGACCCACGCAGATGGAAAGTTCAGTGCTCAACTCTCCAAACTGACCGCCATTGGACGGACACGACACGACGAGCTGTAA